One Terriglobales bacterium genomic window carries:
- a CDS encoding uroporphyrinogen-III synthase: MVSKEKFKNQNHTRPLIGTRVLVTRTRKQAGTLSTMLRQQGATVLEVPTIEIHPPRSWAQLDEALRRHEDFDWLILTSVNGVEAMAARCRKLRLPTRKLGQLKIAAIGPATRKAIEQHELKVDVVPSEYVAEAVVEKLRHKVKNKRVLLVRAAVARDVIPLQLKKAGAEVKVVEAYQTIVPLSSRRKLKRIFSNSQQRPNVITFTSSSTVRNFHELVRSLKKEYMQGVATASVGPVTSATLRECGYRVDTQAQQYTMPGLVKAVIRWKRQTPSKAGS, from the coding sequence ACTCGCAAGCAGGCAGGGACACTTTCTACCATGCTGCGGCAGCAGGGGGCGACGGTGCTGGAGGTCCCAACGATTGAGATCCACCCGCCGCGCTCGTGGGCGCAACTCGACGAGGCCCTGCGACGGCACGAAGATTTCGATTGGTTGATTCTTACCAGCGTGAACGGGGTTGAGGCCATGGCAGCACGCTGCCGCAAGTTGCGCTTGCCCACCCGAAAACTCGGTCAGTTGAAAATTGCCGCCATCGGTCCGGCAACGCGCAAGGCGATCGAGCAACATGAATTAAAAGTTGATGTAGTCCCTTCTGAGTACGTCGCCGAAGCCGTAGTGGAGAAATTACGGCATAAAGTAAAGAACAAACGTGTTCTTCTGGTGCGTGCCGCGGTGGCACGCGACGTGATTCCTCTGCAATTGAAGAAAGCCGGAGCGGAAGTCAAAGTGGTTGAAGCTTATCAGACCATAGTTCCGCTTAGTTCACGCCGAAAGCTGAAAAGGATCTTCAGCAATTCACAGCAGAGGCCGAATGTGATTACCTTCACCAGTTCCTCTACCGTGCGCAACTTCCACGAGCTGGTGCGCAGCCTGAAGAAAGAATATATGCAGGGTGTAGCCACTGCTTCCGTGGGTCCGGTGACGTCTGCAACGCTGCGCGAGTGCGGCTATCGTGTGGATACGCAGGCCCAGCAATACACCATGCCAGGGCTGGTGAAGGCAGTTATTCGATGGAAGCGTCAAACTCCGTCGAAAGCTGGTTCATAG